CGAAGGCACCTTGACGGCCGGTCAGCGCCTGCCTGCCGAGCGGGCGCTGGCCGAGCAGTTCGGCGTGTCACGACCGTCGTTGCGCGAAGCGATCCAGAAGCTGGTGGCCAAGGGCTTGTTGGTCAGCCGCCAGGGCGGTGGTAACTATGTGGCCGAATCGCTCGGCTCGACCTTCAGTGACCCGCTGCTGCAGTTGCTCGAAAGCAACCCTGAAGCGCAGCGCGACTTGCTGGAATTCCGGCATACCCTGGAGGCATCCTGCGCCTATTATGCGGCGATCCGCGCCACCGAGCCGGATCGCCTGCGGCTCAAGGCGGCCTTCGACACTTTGCAGGATTGCTACGCCCGCGCTGATGAAGTCGACCGGGCCGAAGAGGGCGCGGCCGATGCGCGTTTTCATCTGGCAATCGCCGAAGCCAGTCATAACGCGGTGTTGTTGCACACCATTCGTGGCCTGTTCGACCTGCTCAAGCGCAACGTGGTGACCAACATCGGCGGCATGTACAAACAGCGCAGCGAAACCCGCGACATGCTCATCAGCCAGCACCGCGAGCTGTACCTGGCGATTGTCGAAGGGCGTGCCGAAGATGCACGCGAAGTCTCCAGCCGGCACATCACCTATGTGCAGGAAGTGCTCGATGAAGTGCGCCAGGAGGTTCAGCGGGTGGCGCGGGCGGAGCGGCGCAGCGGGCGCTAGCAATCGTGGGGCAAACTCGCCCCTGTAGGAGCGGGCTTGCCCCGCGATGAGGGCGCTTCAGGCTGGAATCAGTCTTCCTTGCCCTTGTTGCGTACCGCGCGCTGCAACTCGCGGTCGGAATCGCGCTCGCGCTGGGTATCGCGCTTGTCGTATTCCTTCTTGCCCTTGCCCAGTGCGATTTCGCACTTGATCAAGTGCTTGCTCCAATAGATCGACAAGGCCACGCAGGTGTAGCCCTTCTGCTGGACAGCCGCGTGCAGGCGTTCCAGCTCTCGACGGTTGAGCAGCAGTTTGCGGGTACGTGTCGGGTCGGCGATGACGTGAGTACTGGCGGCTGTCAGCGGCGTGATGTGGCTGCCCATCAGCCAGGCCTCGCCATCCTTGAGCACCACGTAACTGTCGGTCAGGTGCGCCTTGCCGGCACGCAGACTTTTTACTTCCCAACCGGACAGGACCAATCCGGCCTCGAACTTGTGCTCGATGAAGTAATCGTGACGCGCCTTTTTATTCTGCGCGATAGTCCCTGTCGGATGTTTCTTTTGTTTAGCCATAGGGGCGGCATTATAGGCAGTCGCCGCGCTGTCGGCTATGGGTAGCGGTGCGCTTGAGCCATTGCCGTGAATCCCGGACAATGCGCGCACTTGATGCGCTCAATGGCGCCCATCGGCATTCGGGTTGCGTTTGCCGCTCAGCTTTGGAATCGACCCCTGGATGACTACCCATATTCAACGTTCGGCCCTGCTGCCATATCCCGCCCAGGCCCTGTACGACCTGGTCAATGATGTCGCGCGCTACCCGGAGTTCCTGCCCTGGTGTTCGTCCAGCACCGTGATCGAAGAAAGCGACACGCACATGCGCGCACGCCTTGAGGTAGCCAAGGGCGGGATGAGCCAGCAGTTTGTAACCAGCAATGTGCTGGTGCCGGGCCAGTCCATCGAAATGAACCTTGAAGAAGGGCCATTTTCCCAGCTGCATGGTGTCTGGGTGTTCAAGCCGTTGGGCGAGAAAGCCTGCAAGATCAGCCTCGACCTGTCGTTCGATTACGCCGGGCCATTGGTGCGTGCCACCTTGGGGCCGTTGTTCAACCAGGCCGCCAACACTCTTGTCGATGCTTTCTGCCAGCGTGCCAAGCAGCTCCATGTCTGAAGCCTTGCTGACCGTCGAGGTGGTGTATGCCGTGGCTGAGCGGCAGGTGCTGCTCAGTGTTGAGGTGCCGGCGGGTGCGACTATCAATGAAGCAGTAAAACTGTCGGGGATCGCCGCGCATTTTCCCGAGGCCGATATTCAGGCCTGCCCGGTTGGTGTCTTTGGCCGGGTGATCGGCAATCCTGAAGAATATAAAGTCGAGTCAGGTGATCGCGTCGAGCTTTATCGGCCCTTGCTGGCGGACCCGAAAGAGGTGCGCAAACAGCGCGCGGCCAAGGTTGCTCGGGTCTTCAAGAAAGCCAAGCGCTGAATTTCAGGCAATAAAAAGCCCGGACGGGTCCGGGCTTTTTTGTACGCGCTGCAGGCTTACTGCGGCGAAGTATCCAGCGGCTCGGGCACCGGCACCGGGATAACCTCAATGGTATCGACGTCTTTCTGGATGGTGTCTTCCAGCGAGCCTGGCTTGGCAGGTTTTTCCTGCGCAGCGGGTTCGGTGCTGCCGGTCGGGCTGACAGTCGTATCGCCGCTGCCACCGAGGATTTCCTGGTCGCGGCTGACACCCGGCATGAAGTCGCCGGACAGGCTGCTGAGCTGGTCGTTCTCGTTGAAGAAGATGCTCATGCGCTCCTGTTGGCGCTCACCGCCGCCAGGCTGCAGGCTGTACAGGTAATCCCAGCGATTGGTATGGAACGTATCCTGGATCAGCGGGTTGCCCATGATAAACCGTACTTGCCGACGGGTCATTCCGGGGCGCAATTGGTCTATCATGTCTTGCGTGACGACATTGCCCTGCTGGATGTCGATTTTGTAAACCCCGGGGAACGAGCAACCGGCGAGTGCGAGCAGTCCCACGAAGGTGAGGCTGGTTAGCAAGAGCTTGGTGTTTTGCATCGGTGGGCGACTTCCACTATCTTGGCTGGACAACGTAAACCCCGATCATACCCGTATTCAGAGAAGCTGCGAAGCAGCATCGGCGAGAAAGCTGACCATGGTTGAAAATAGCGAACTGCGCAAAGCCGGTCTCAAGGTGACACTGCCTCGAGTGAAAATTCTACAGATGCTCGACTCTACCGAGCAGCGTCACATGAGTGCTGAGGATGTCTACAAAGCGCTGATGGAGGCAGGCGAGGACGTCGGTCTGGCCACGGTTTACCGTGTTCTGACCCAGTTCGAAGCCGCAGGCCTGGTCGTGCGCCACAACTTCGATGGCGGCCACGCCGTGTTCGAGCTGGCTGACGGTGGTCACCACGATCACATGGTCAACGTCGATTCCGGCGAAGTCATCGAGTTCTTCGACAGTGAAATCGAGAAGCGCCAGAAGCAAATCGTGGAAGAGCACGGTTTCGAGCTGGTGGACCACAATCTGGTCCTGTACGTACGCAAGAAAAAGTAAGCAATTATTACATTGCTGCATATGTACTGAAGGCGACCCTGGGGTCGCCTTCGTGCTTTCTGGCTGGCAGCTTTTTATAGTTGCGCGTTT
This portion of the Pseudomonas sp. SORT22 genome encodes:
- a CDS encoding GntR family transcriptional regulator gives rise to the protein MVFDQVRQRRLSDDIVERLEGMILEGTLTAGQRLPAERALAEQFGVSRPSLREAIQKLVAKGLLVSRQGGGNYVAESLGSTFSDPLLQLLESNPEAQRDLLEFRHTLEASCAYYAAIRATEPDRLRLKAAFDTLQDCYARADEVDRAEEGAADARFHLAIAEASHNAVLLHTIRGLFDLLKRNVVTNIGGMYKQRSETRDMLISQHRELYLAIVEGRAEDAREVSSRHITYVQEVLDEVRQEVQRVARAERRSGR
- the smpB gene encoding SsrA-binding protein SmpB, whose product is MAKQKKHPTGTIAQNKKARHDYFIEHKFEAGLVLSGWEVKSLRAGKAHLTDSYVVLKDGEAWLMGSHITPLTAASTHVIADPTRTRKLLLNRRELERLHAAVQQKGYTCVALSIYWSKHLIKCEIALGKGKKEYDKRDTQRERDSDRELQRAVRNKGKED
- a CDS encoding type II toxin-antitoxin system RatA family toxin; translation: MTTHIQRSALLPYPAQALYDLVNDVARYPEFLPWCSSSTVIEESDTHMRARLEVAKGGMSQQFVTSNVLVPGQSIEMNLEEGPFSQLHGVWVFKPLGEKACKISLDLSFDYAGPLVRATLGPLFNQAANTLVDAFCQRAKQLHV
- a CDS encoding RnfH family protein; its protein translation is MSEALLTVEVVYAVAERQVLLSVEVPAGATINEAVKLSGIAAHFPEADIQACPVGVFGRVIGNPEEYKVESGDRVELYRPLLADPKEVRKQRAAKVARVFKKAKR
- a CDS encoding outer membrane protein assembly factor BamE yields the protein MQNTKLLLTSLTFVGLLALAGCSFPGVYKIDIQQGNVVTQDMIDQLRPGMTRRQVRFIMGNPLIQDTFHTNRWDYLYSLQPGGGERQQERMSIFFNENDQLSSLSGDFMPGVSRDQEILGGSGDTTVSPTGSTEPAAQEKPAKPGSLEDTIQKDVDTIEVIPVPVPEPLDTSPQ
- the fur gene encoding ferric iron uptake transcriptional regulator, which gives rise to MVENSELRKAGLKVTLPRVKILQMLDSTEQRHMSAEDVYKALMEAGEDVGLATVYRVLTQFEAAGLVVRHNFDGGHAVFELADGGHHDHMVNVDSGEVIEFFDSEIEKRQKQIVEEHGFELVDHNLVLYVRKKK